In one Streptomyces sp. T12 genomic region, the following are encoded:
- a CDS encoding alginate lyase family protein, translated as MSRNDLPPLDEGGPQRLRAELLSRRGVLRAAGGVALAGALGAASVRSADAAGKRHGVRDLALAAAPTVWNHPGGIHHPGDINRAKVKVAARIEPWYSGWQRLTANAHSASTWTANPQATVYRGGSYPQNYSILYNDIAAAYQNTLRWLISGDTAHADCAAAICNAWSSTLTTISGSTDGILVAGLQGWQFANVGELLRDYKGFDLKAFQQMMLNVFYPINHGFLRDHNFTCITHYWANWDLCNIASMLAIAILCEDGAKFDEAVTYFQSGVGNGSIAHAVPYLYTDNDGYALGQWQESGRDQGHCLLGMGQMGVICEMAYNQGVDLYGYDNNRFFKAAQYVAKYNIGLDVPYTTYSWGSGTSCTYNEQTVISSSGRGGIRPVWAMLHYHYNRIKRLDDKYIWAMSNDLVGIEGGGGDYGTTSGGYDQLGFGQLMYAK; from the coding sequence ATGAGCCGCAACGATCTCCCCCCACTTGATGAAGGCGGACCCCAACGCCTGCGCGCCGAGCTGCTGAGCCGACGAGGCGTCCTGCGCGCCGCCGGCGGAGTCGCTCTCGCCGGCGCGCTCGGTGCCGCCTCCGTACGGTCCGCCGACGCCGCCGGCAAGCGGCATGGCGTCCGCGACCTGGCCCTTGCCGCCGCGCCGACCGTCTGGAACCACCCCGGCGGGATACACCACCCCGGCGACATCAACCGCGCCAAGGTCAAGGTGGCCGCGCGTATCGAGCCGTGGTACTCGGGCTGGCAGCGGCTGACCGCCAACGCCCACTCCGCCTCCACCTGGACGGCCAACCCCCAGGCGACCGTCTACCGCGGCGGGAGCTACCCGCAGAACTACTCGATCCTCTACAACGACATCGCCGCCGCCTACCAGAACACCCTGCGCTGGCTGATCAGCGGCGACACGGCCCACGCGGACTGCGCGGCCGCCATCTGCAACGCCTGGTCCAGCACCCTGACCACGATCTCGGGCAGCACGGACGGAATCCTGGTCGCGGGCCTCCAGGGGTGGCAGTTCGCCAACGTGGGCGAACTGCTGCGCGACTACAAGGGATTCGACCTCAAAGCATTCCAGCAGATGATGCTGAACGTCTTCTACCCGATCAACCACGGCTTCCTCAGAGACCACAACTTCACCTGCATCACCCACTACTGGGCCAACTGGGATCTGTGCAACATCGCGTCGATGCTGGCCATCGCCATCCTCTGCGAGGACGGCGCCAAGTTCGACGAGGCCGTCACCTACTTCCAGAGCGGCGTCGGCAACGGCTCCATCGCCCACGCGGTCCCGTACCTCTACACGGACAACGACGGCTACGCGCTGGGCCAGTGGCAGGAGTCCGGCCGCGACCAAGGGCACTGCCTGCTGGGGATGGGCCAGATGGGCGTGATCTGCGAGATGGCCTACAACCAGGGCGTCGACCTGTACGGCTACGACAACAACAGGTTCTTCAAGGCCGCCCAGTACGTCGCCAAGTACAACATCGGCCTGGACGTGCCCTACACCACCTACAGCTGGGGCAGCGGCACGAGCTGTACGTACAACGAGCAGACGGTCATCTCCTCGTCCGGCCGCGGAGGCATCCGCCCGGTGTGGGCGATGCTCCACTACCACTACAACCGGATCAAGCGCCTGGACGACAAGTACATCTGGGCCATGTCCAACGACCTCGTCGGCATCGAGGGAGGAGGCGGCGACTACGGCACCACCAGCGGCGGCTACGACCAGCTCGGCTTCGGCCAGTTGATGTACGCCAAGTAG
- a CDS encoding glycoside hydrolase family 2 TIM barrel-domain containing protein: MTDPLTTFSPGEGRRPPRAAFRSDAPRLILDGDWRFRLSPSTAEAPAGIERPDFDDSGWDELPVPAHWQLHGHGAPIYTNISYPFPLDPPYVPDDNPTGDYRRAFDLPEEWSGLGAVLRFDGVDSCFTAWLNGQELGWSTGSRLPTEFDVTGIARPGRNVLAVRVHQWSPGSYLEDQDMWWLSGIFRSVTLLARPLGALDDFFVHADFDHTTGRGTLRVDTSAPARLTVEGLGLWDVPAQGPYDLAAVEPWTAETPRLYAGELRAGGETIPLRFGFRTVAVEDGLLKVNGRPVLLRGVNRHEFHPDHGRVLDEETMREDIVLMKRHNINAVRTSHYPPDSRFLELCDELGLWVMLECDLETHGFSLIGDWRGNPSDDPRWREAYLDRMERTVERDKNHPSVVMWSLGNEAGDGCNLQAMAEWTRRRDPDRPLHYEHDWGSRYTDVYSRMYTSHEELDAIGRRAEEPLADPVADARRRGMPAVVVEYAHAMGNGPGGLAEYQRLFEKYERCMGGFVWEWIDHGLRQGGHFAYGGDFGEELHDGNFVCDGLVFPDRTPSPGLAEYKKVVEPVRITMAPDGIEIANLHDFRDLSHLVLTWCVEHDGDETASGDETASGDETASGDETASGDLPLPAIPAGSPPARLPYPTTDTTGTLTVSARLAKDEPWAPAGHEVAWAQRIPERIPARRPTRGSRPDPGLFDTRTGRLTRLGNLPVTGPRLDLWRAPIDNDRLGHDPVADTWRRIGLDRLHHRLLGIDTEGDAVVVRTRVAPAATDLGMYATYHWQDTAEGLRLTTEIEPDEGWLGIPLPRLGLRLALPAWIDHVTWYGLGPGEAYPDSRRAARLGRHSGTVDALQTPYVFPQENGSRADVRWAELTGPRGGLRVTGAPTYHLTARRWTSEDLDTARHTDELRPGDAVHVNIDLAHHGLGSAACGPRVLPNHQLTARSDALVVTLSEISGR; encoded by the coding sequence ATGACCGACCCGCTGACGACCTTCAGCCCGGGTGAGGGCCGCAGGCCTCCGAGGGCCGCGTTCCGCTCGGACGCTCCCCGCCTGATCCTGGACGGCGACTGGAGGTTCCGGCTGTCGCCGTCCACCGCCGAGGCGCCGGCGGGCATCGAACGGCCGGACTTCGACGACTCCGGATGGGACGAGCTGCCCGTCCCCGCCCACTGGCAGTTGCACGGTCACGGTGCCCCGATCTACACGAACATCTCCTATCCCTTCCCGCTCGATCCCCCGTACGTCCCGGACGACAACCCCACCGGTGACTACCGCCGAGCCTTCGACCTTCCCGAGGAGTGGAGCGGTCTGGGAGCGGTCCTGCGCTTCGACGGGGTGGACTCCTGCTTCACCGCCTGGCTCAACGGGCAGGAACTGGGGTGGTCCACCGGCAGCCGGCTGCCCACCGAGTTCGACGTCACCGGGATCGCCCGTCCGGGCCGCAACGTCCTCGCGGTCCGCGTCCACCAGTGGTCTCCGGGCAGCTACCTGGAAGACCAGGACATGTGGTGGCTCTCCGGCATCTTCCGCTCGGTCACGCTTCTCGCCCGTCCGCTGGGGGCGCTCGACGACTTCTTCGTGCACGCGGACTTCGACCACACCACCGGCCGCGGCACCCTGCGCGTCGACACCTCCGCACCCGCCCGGCTCACCGTCGAGGGACTCGGCCTGTGGGACGTCCCCGCCCAGGGGCCGTACGACCTCGCGGCGGTCGAGCCCTGGACGGCCGAGACTCCCCGGCTGTACGCAGGTGAGCTGCGGGCCGGGGGAGAGACGATCCCCCTGCGGTTCGGCTTCCGTACCGTCGCCGTCGAGGACGGGCTGCTGAAGGTCAACGGCCGGCCCGTCCTGCTGCGGGGGGTCAATCGGCACGAGTTCCACCCCGACCACGGGCGCGTCCTCGACGAGGAGACCATGCGCGAGGACATCGTGCTGATGAAGCGCCACAACATCAACGCCGTCCGCACCAGCCACTACCCACCGGACAGCCGGTTCCTCGAACTGTGCGACGAGCTGGGCCTGTGGGTGATGCTGGAGTGCGACCTGGAGACGCACGGCTTCTCCCTGATCGGCGACTGGCGCGGCAATCCCAGCGACGACCCGCGCTGGCGCGAGGCGTACCTGGACCGCATGGAGCGGACCGTCGAGCGGGACAAGAACCACCCCAGCGTCGTCATGTGGTCGCTGGGCAACGAGGCCGGTGACGGCTGCAATCTCCAGGCCATGGCGGAGTGGACCAGGCGGCGCGACCCGGACCGGCCGCTGCACTATGAGCACGACTGGGGCAGTCGCTACACCGACGTGTACAGCCGTATGTACACCTCCCACGAGGAGCTCGACGCCATCGGGCGGCGCGCGGAGGAGCCGCTCGCCGACCCGGTCGCCGACGCGCGGCGGCGCGGGATGCCGGCCGTCGTCGTCGAGTACGCCCACGCCATGGGCAACGGCCCCGGCGGACTCGCCGAGTACCAGCGCCTGTTCGAGAAGTACGAACGATGCATGGGCGGCTTCGTGTGGGAGTGGATCGACCACGGCCTGCGCCAGGGCGGTCACTTCGCCTACGGCGGCGACTTCGGGGAGGAACTGCACGACGGCAACTTCGTCTGCGACGGCCTGGTGTTCCCCGACCGCACCCCCTCCCCGGGCCTGGCCGAGTACAAGAAGGTCGTGGAACCGGTCCGCATCACCATGGCACCGGACGGCATCGAGATCGCCAACCTCCACGATTTCCGAGACCTCTCCCATCTGGTCCTGACCTGGTGTGTGGAACACGACGGCGACGAGACCGCCTCCGGCGACGAGACCGCCTCCGGCGACGAGACCGCCTCCGGCGACGAGACCGCCTCCGGCGACCTGCCGCTTCCGGCGATTCCCGCGGGCAGCCCTCCGGCCCGGCTGCCGTACCCCACGACGGACACCACCGGCACACTCACCGTCAGCGCCCGCCTCGCCAAGGACGAGCCCTGGGCCCCCGCCGGCCATGAGGTCGCCTGGGCCCAACGCATCCCCGAGCGGATTCCCGCACGCCGGCCGACCCGCGGGTCCAGGCCGGACCCCGGCCTGTTCGACACCCGCACCGGCCGGCTGACCCGACTCGGCAACCTGCCCGTCACCGGACCCCGACTCGACCTGTGGCGGGCGCCGATCGACAACGACCGGCTCGGCCACGATCCGGTGGCGGACACCTGGCGGCGCATCGGCCTGGACCGTCTGCACCACCGCCTGCTCGGCATCGACACCGAGGGCGACGCGGTGGTCGTACGCACCAGGGTCGCCCCCGCCGCCACCGACCTCGGCATGTACGCCACGTACCACTGGCAGGACACCGCCGAGGGACTGCGCCTCACCACCGAGATCGAACCGGACGAGGGCTGGCTGGGCATCCCGCTGCCCAGGCTCGGACTACGCCTGGCCCTGCCCGCCTGGATCGACCACGTGACCTGGTACGGGCTGGGCCCCGGGGAGGCGTATCCGGACAGTCGCCGCGCCGCGCGCCTGGGCCGGCACAGCGGCACCGTCGACGCTCTGCAGACTCCGTACGTCTTCCCCCAGGAGAACGGCAGCCGGGCCGACGTCCGCTGGGCGGAGCTCACCGGACCGCGTGGCGGACTACGCGTCACCGGTGCGCCGACCTACCACCTGACCGCCCGCCGCTGGACCAGCGAGGACCTCGACACCGCCCGGCACACCGACGAGCTGCGCCCCGGCGACGCCGTCCACGTCAACATCGACCTCGCCCACCACGGACTGGGGTCCGCCGCGTGCGGCCCCCGCGTCCTGCCGAACCACCAGCTGACCGCCCGGTCCGACGCTCTCGTCGTCACCTTGTCGGAGATCTCCGGCAGGTGA
- a CDS encoding alpha-L-arabinofuranosidase C-terminal domain-containing protein, which produces MPDASPPVETVVEVDTRTPGTAISTDLFGAFFEDLNYAADGGLYAELVQNRSFEYGPADRPEWHSLTAWELLERDGAAGSLTVATDDPLHPANPHHAVLTSTTIEGAGLRNEGFDGIPVRAGEAYDVSLFARLAEGADTVGRLVARIESRNGERIHGQAELGPLDGSWRRRAAVITSEVTDPDARLTLTATGPGTVHLDLISLFPRKTFKDRPNGLRADLAQAIADLKPKFLRFPGGCLAHGQGLGNMYRWSQTVGPLHERRQQFNIWHYHQSMGLGYYEYFQFCEDIDAKPVPVVPAGVCCQNSDVTGQAGLPEEQMDDYVAEVLALVEWANGPADSPWGALRAAAGHPEPFGLEYLGVGNEDTITDTFRDRFSRIHDALREHHPEITVIGTLGPATFGEDWEKGWAFARERNLAVVDEHSYKSPRWLLENSRRFDTMDREGPHLYIGEYGSWCNDGRGALAEALYMIGMERNGDAVRMASYAPLLAKRDHTQWLPDLIYFDNTHVWTTLNYHVQQMHSLNSGDTALPVTVTGAPEAPAVQVSDRHDIRVGTGSDTHAEFTDVLCGPVGGELVPAPDFRNWRTESGTWDLTGGSLAGTGAGPVLMDAVRGTSYAFSVRARKGDGAEGFVLSFTGTTSERRYQWRLGGWGNRATWLQRVEDDVGEDLGERVLEGVESGRWYDLRVEVDGLRVRCFRDGELLHDVEDVRPDPEVFAVSAVRDSDAGDVIVKIVNTTSHSVPVRLRMSGAEGVETGYARTTLTVAPGAASRFGPAPAAPVHDRLTGTLCAVPPYSFTVLRTDARHSMRAGTETADQGRAW; this is translated from the coding sequence GTGCCCGACGCCAGCCCCCCTGTCGAGACGGTCGTGGAGGTGGACACCCGGACTCCGGGCACGGCCATCTCCACCGATCTGTTCGGCGCGTTCTTCGAGGACCTCAATTACGCGGCGGACGGCGGCCTCTACGCCGAGCTGGTGCAGAACAGGTCCTTCGAGTACGGCCCGGCCGACCGGCCCGAGTGGCACTCCCTCACCGCCTGGGAGCTGCTGGAGCGGGACGGCGCCGCCGGATCACTCACGGTCGCCACCGACGACCCGCTGCACCCCGCCAACCCGCACCACGCGGTACTCACCAGCACCACCATCGAGGGTGCGGGCCTGCGCAACGAGGGGTTCGACGGCATCCCGGTCCGGGCGGGGGAGGCGTACGACGTCAGTCTCTTCGCCCGCCTGGCCGAGGGCGCGGACACCGTCGGCCGGCTGGTCGCGCGGATCGAGAGCCGGAACGGCGAACGCATCCACGGGCAGGCGGAGTTGGGTCCGCTGGACGGCTCCTGGAGGCGCCGCGCGGCGGTCATCACCTCTGAAGTCACCGACCCCGACGCTCGCCTCACCCTCACGGCGACCGGGCCCGGCACCGTCCACCTGGACCTGATCTCGCTCTTCCCGCGGAAGACCTTCAAGGACCGGCCGAACGGCCTGCGCGCCGACCTCGCGCAGGCCATCGCCGACCTGAAGCCCAAGTTCCTGCGTTTTCCCGGCGGTTGCCTGGCCCATGGTCAGGGGCTCGGCAACATGTACCGCTGGTCCCAGACCGTCGGGCCGCTGCACGAGCGCCGGCAGCAGTTCAACATCTGGCACTACCACCAGTCGATGGGCCTCGGCTACTACGAGTACTTCCAGTTCTGCGAGGACATCGACGCCAAGCCGGTGCCCGTCGTCCCGGCCGGGGTCTGCTGCCAGAACAGCGACGTCACGGGCCAGGCCGGCCTCCCCGAGGAGCAGATGGACGACTACGTGGCCGAGGTGCTGGCGCTGGTGGAGTGGGCCAACGGCCCCGCCGACTCGCCCTGGGGCGCCCTGCGCGCCGCCGCCGGACACCCCGAACCCTTCGGCCTCGAATACCTGGGCGTCGGCAACGAGGACACCATCACCGACACCTTCCGCGACCGCTTCTCCCGCATCCACGACGCCCTGCGCGAGCACCACCCCGAGATCACGGTCATCGGCACCCTCGGCCCGGCCACCTTCGGCGAGGACTGGGAGAAGGGCTGGGCGTTCGCCCGCGAGCGGAACCTGGCCGTCGTCGACGAGCACTCCTACAAATCGCCGCGCTGGCTCCTGGAGAACAGCCGGCGCTTCGACACCATGGACCGCGAGGGCCCGCACCTGTACATCGGCGAGTACGGCAGTTGGTGCAACGACGGCCGCGGCGCCCTCGCCGAGGCCCTCTACATGATCGGCATGGAGCGCAACGGCGACGCCGTCCGGATGGCCTCCTACGCCCCGCTGCTCGCCAAGCGCGACCACACCCAGTGGCTGCCCGACCTGATCTACTTCGACAACACGCACGTCTGGACCACCCTCAACTACCACGTCCAGCAGATGCATTCGCTGAACTCGGGCGACACCGCCCTGCCCGTCACGGTCACCGGAGCGCCCGAAGCTCCGGCCGTCCAGGTGAGCGACCGGCACGACATCCGCGTCGGTACCGGATCCGACACCCACGCCGAGTTCACCGACGTCCTGTGCGGGCCGGTCGGCGGTGAACTCGTACCGGCCCCCGACTTCCGCAACTGGCGGACAGAGTCGGGCACATGGGACCTGACGGGCGGGTCACTGGCCGGTACCGGTGCTGGACCGGTGCTCATGGACGCGGTGCGCGGAACGTCGTACGCCTTCTCCGTGCGAGCCAGGAAGGGGGACGGAGCCGAGGGGTTCGTCCTCTCCTTCACCGGCACGACGTCCGAGCGCCGGTACCAGTGGCGGCTCGGCGGCTGGGGCAACCGGGCGACCTGGCTCCAACGGGTCGAAGACGACGTGGGGGAGGACCTCGGCGAGCGGGTCCTCGAAGGCGTGGAGAGCGGTCGCTGGTACGACCTGCGGGTGGAGGTGGACGGCCTGCGCGTGCGCTGTTTCCGCGACGGTGAGCTGCTGCACGACGTCGAGGACGTCCGGCCGGACCCGGAGGTGTTCGCGGTCTCGGCCGTCCGTGACAGTGACGCGGGCGATGTGATCGTCAAGATCGTGAACACCACTTCCCACTCCGTCCCGGTCCGGCTGCGCATGTCCGGGGCGGAGGGCGTCGAGACCGGTTACGCCCGCACGACTCTCACTGTTGCCCCGGGCGCCGCCAGCCGGTTCGGGCCCGCCCCGGCCGCCCCCGTCCACGACCGGCTGACCGGCACGCTCTGTGCCGTCCCGCCGTACTCTTTCACCGTCCTGCGCACGGACGCGCGGCATAGCATGCGAGCGGGTACCGAGACCGCAGACCAGGGGCGAGCGTGGTAA
- a CDS encoding alpha-N-arabinofuranosidase, with the protein MPNATAVINLDIEGPTISRHLYGHFAEHLGRCIYGGFWVGEDSPIPNEGGIRLDVVEALRALNIPNLRWPGGCFADEYHWKDGIGPREQRPRMVNTHWGDVEENNHFGTHEFMALCELLGAEPYISGNVGSGTVQEMSEWVEYLTRDGDSPMARLRRANGRDEPWRVKFWGIGNETWGCGGNMRAEYSADLARQYATYCRDHGDNKLYRIASGASNDDYKWTETLMQQISCFGCEAAPKNFFQGLSVHYYTIAGPWEAKGSATDFDTDDYYRTMVAARRTDRILTGHSTVMDVYDPGRTVGLVLDEWGTWWDVEPGTNPGFLFQQNSLRDALVASTHFDIFHKHAARLHMANIAQTVNVLQAVILTDGDALVLTPTYHVFEMNKGHQDAASLAVHLCGDGIRRAVGDAELETLSASASVKDGHMLISLSNLDAEEPVELTLDLRGRSIGEPTARILTADRLQAHNTPGTPDTVSPRPFDDLKTTDRGLALTLPPHSFVTVSAS; encoded by the coding sequence GTGCCCAACGCCACCGCGGTCATCAACCTCGACATCGAGGGCCCGACGATCAGCCGCCACCTCTACGGCCACTTCGCCGAGCACCTCGGCCGCTGCATCTATGGCGGCTTCTGGGTCGGGGAGGACTCGCCGATACCCAATGAAGGAGGCATCCGCCTCGACGTCGTCGAGGCGCTACGAGCCCTGAACATCCCCAATCTCCGCTGGCCGGGGGGTTGTTTCGCCGACGAGTATCACTGGAAGGACGGCATCGGCCCCCGCGAGCAGCGCCCCCGCATGGTCAACACCCACTGGGGCGATGTCGAGGAGAACAACCACTTCGGCACCCACGAGTTCATGGCCCTGTGCGAACTGCTCGGCGCCGAGCCCTACATCAGCGGCAACGTCGGCTCCGGCACCGTCCAGGAGATGAGCGAGTGGGTGGAGTACCTCACCCGCGACGGCGACAGCCCCATGGCCAGGCTGCGCCGGGCCAACGGCCGTGACGAGCCCTGGCGCGTGAAGTTCTGGGGCATCGGCAACGAGACCTGGGGCTGCGGCGGCAACATGCGCGCCGAGTACTCCGCCGACCTGGCTCGCCAGTACGCCACGTACTGCCGCGACCACGGCGACAACAAGCTGTACCGCATCGCCTCGGGCGCCTCCAACGACGACTACAAGTGGACCGAGACGCTGATGCAGCAGATCAGCTGCTTCGGCTGCGAGGCCGCCCCGAAGAACTTCTTCCAGGGACTGTCCGTCCACTACTACACGATCGCCGGCCCCTGGGAGGCCAAGGGCAGCGCCACCGACTTCGACACCGACGACTACTACCGCACGATGGTCGCGGCCCGTCGCACGGACCGCATCCTGACCGGCCACTCCACGGTCATGGACGTCTACGACCCCGGCCGTACGGTCGGCCTGGTGCTGGACGAGTGGGGCACCTGGTGGGACGTGGAACCGGGCACCAACCCCGGATTCCTGTTCCAGCAGAACTCCCTGCGCGACGCGCTCGTGGCCTCCACCCACTTCGACATCTTCCACAAGCACGCCGCCCGCCTGCACATGGCCAACATCGCCCAGACCGTCAACGTCCTCCAGGCGGTGATCCTCACCGACGGCGACGCGCTGGTCCTGACCCCGACCTACCACGTCTTCGAGATGAACAAGGGGCACCAGGACGCCGCCTCGCTCGCCGTGCACCTGTGCGGCGACGGCATCCGGCGCGCGGTCGGCGACGCGGAGCTGGAGACCCTGTCCGCCTCCGCCAGCGTCAAGGACGGTCACATGCTCATCTCGCTGTCCAACCTCGACGCCGAGGAGCCCGTCGAGCTGACGCTCGACCTGCGGGGCCGCTCCATCGGCGAGCCGACCGCCCGCATCCTGACGGCCGACCGCCTCCAGGCCCACAACACTCCCGGCACACCGGACACGGTCAGTCCGCGCCCCTTCGACGACCTCAAGACGACCGACCGGGGCCTCGCCCTGACGCTGCCGCCCCACTCGTTCGTCACGGTCAGCGCCAGCTGA
- a CDS encoding LacI family DNA-binding transcriptional regulator, whose amino-acid sequence MVTIQDVAKAAGVSPMTVSNVINDHPNVRPSTREKVLQAMARLDYRVNVAARNLRKGRTGIIGLAVPEVNSPYYGRLAAGIIDAAERRDLRVSIEQTASRENELDALSLSRNHLYDGLILTAAGMSQADAERLKVEHPVVVLGDRIFGGPVDHVAMPNLEAARAATSHLIERGCRRIAFLCGALKEVDTSSFRLTGYRQALESAGLPVDRALIQQVDRLGMREGAQRAREMTERGLDFDGVFCITDSLAMGVLRGLADVGIRVPEQVKVIGFDNVSESEFFIPSLSTVDPDHDGMAERAVDLLIRRIEQTEPSTRHQDHIGDFALVVRESTGG is encoded by the coding sequence GTGGTAACGATCCAGGACGTGGCGAAGGCGGCCGGAGTCTCGCCGATGACCGTGTCGAACGTCATCAACGATCATCCGAACGTCCGCCCGTCGACGCGCGAGAAGGTCCTTCAGGCGATGGCGCGGCTCGACTACCGGGTCAACGTCGCCGCCCGCAACCTGCGCAAGGGCCGCACCGGGATCATCGGTCTCGCCGTGCCCGAGGTCAACAGTCCCTACTACGGACGGCTCGCGGCCGGCATCATCGACGCCGCCGAACGGCGCGACCTCCGGGTGAGCATCGAGCAGACCGCTTCCCGGGAGAACGAGCTGGACGCGCTCTCCCTGTCCCGCAACCACCTCTACGACGGGCTCATCCTCACCGCCGCCGGTATGAGCCAGGCCGACGCCGAGCGGCTCAAGGTGGAGCACCCGGTGGTCGTCCTGGGCGACCGGATCTTCGGCGGACCCGTCGACCACGTCGCCATGCCCAACCTGGAAGCGGCCCGGGCGGCCACCAGCCATCTGATCGAGCGGGGCTGCCGGCGCATCGCGTTCCTGTGCGGGGCGCTGAAGGAGGTCGACACCTCCAGCTTCCGCCTCACCGGCTACCGGCAGGCGCTCGAGAGTGCGGGCCTTCCCGTGGACCGCGCCCTGATCCAGCAGGTGGACCGGCTCGGCATGCGCGAAGGTGCGCAGCGCGCCCGGGAGATGACGGAGCGCGGGCTCGACTTCGACGGAGTGTTCTGCATCACCGACTCCCTGGCCATGGGCGTGCTGCGGGGCCTGGCCGACGTCGGGATCCGGGTGCCCGAGCAGGTCAAGGTGATCGGCTTCGACAACGTCTCGGAGAGCGAGTTCTTCATCCCTTCCCTCTCCACCGTGGACCCGGATCACGACGGCATGGCCGAGCGCGCGGTCGACCTCCTGATCCGCCGCATCGAGCAGACCGAACCCTCGACGCGGCATCAGGACCACATCGGCGACTTCGCCCTGGTGGTCCGGGAGTCGACGGGAGGCTGA
- a CDS encoding endo-polygalacturonase has translation MTTDLTRRRTLQAAGAAALAAGLSSMTAGAAHAEDTAAGTDNSAPKLVTYPRPADVATNTSFKVRVRTAPDGEWQTLDIYLARVKEINATTGSGPVRNSSMAYFDFQGSVELEVTYLKGGTTKARVRPDSLGIKPELLGDTLRFTLDEPKDIVVQINDEVFDCLHLITNHIDPNPPAADDPDVIYFGPGKHTVDGGILNVPSDKTVYLAGGAVLNAQIDFTEVEKASLRGRGVLQTVSNSIGHVHIHHSKNIRVEGVILLGCGLGHGMSENVLIKKTRVFTYGQWGDGFPVYCSKNITFDGCFVRSSDDSFSIYAHRDQWYGDTRDITIQNTTIWADVAHPIQVGTHGNSDTPEMIENLVIKNVDILDHREPQMNYQGCISLNAGDSNLIKNVRVEDVRVEDFRWGQLLNFRVMYNTKYNTSVGRGVEDVYIKNLTYTGTRANPSLFLGYDADHAVKNVTFENLVVNGVVIADSMRKPRWYYTTDMVQWYANEHVINMKFLTTAEADAAAAS, from the coding sequence ATGACGACTGACCTGACCCGTCGCAGAACCCTCCAGGCCGCCGGAGCCGCCGCCCTCGCCGCCGGCCTGTCCTCCATGACCGCCGGGGCCGCCCACGCCGAGGACACGGCGGCCGGCACGGACAACTCCGCGCCGAAGCTGGTCACCTACCCGCGGCCGGCCGATGTCGCGACCAACACCAGCTTCAAGGTGCGGGTACGCACCGCGCCCGACGGCGAGTGGCAGACCCTCGACATCTACCTGGCGCGGGTGAAGGAGATCAACGCCACCACCGGCTCCGGTCCGGTCCGCAACTCGTCGATGGCGTACTTCGACTTCCAGGGCTCCGTGGAGTTGGAGGTCACCTACCTCAAGGGCGGCACCACCAAGGCGCGGGTACGGCCGGACTCGCTCGGCATCAAGCCCGAACTCCTCGGCGACACCCTGCGGTTCACCCTCGACGAGCCGAAGGACATCGTCGTCCAGATCAACGACGAGGTCTTCGACTGCCTGCACCTCATCACCAACCACATCGACCCGAACCCGCCGGCCGCTGACGACCCGGACGTCATCTACTTCGGCCCCGGCAAGCACACGGTCGACGGCGGCATCCTGAACGTGCCCAGCGACAAGACCGTCTACCTGGCCGGCGGTGCCGTCCTCAACGCGCAGATCGACTTCACGGAAGTCGAGAAGGCCTCCCTCAGGGGCCGCGGCGTACTGCAGACGGTGAGCAACTCCATCGGCCACGTCCACATCCACCACAGCAAGAACATCCGCGTCGAGGGCGTCATCCTCCTCGGGTGTGGCCTGGGCCACGGGATGTCCGAGAACGTCCTGATCAAGAAGACCCGGGTGTTCACCTACGGGCAGTGGGGCGACGGCTTCCCCGTCTACTGCTCGAAGAACATCACCTTCGACGGCTGCTTCGTGCGCAGCTCCGACGACAGCTTCTCCATCTACGCCCACCGCGACCAGTGGTACGGCGACACCCGCGACATCACCATCCAGAACACCACCATCTGGGCGGACGTCGCGCACCCGATCCAGGTCGGCACGCACGGCAACAGCGACACCCCGGAGATGATCGAGAACCTCGTCATCAAGAACGTCGACATCCTCGACCACCGCGAGCCCCAGATGAACTACCAGGGCTGCATCTCCCTCAACGCCGGCGACTCCAACCTGATCAAGAACGTCCGGGTCGAGGATGTCCGGGTCGAGGACTTCCGCTGGGGACAGCTCCTCAACTTCCGGGTCATGTACAACACGAAGTACAACACCTCGGTCGGCCGCGGCGTCGAGGACGTCTACATCAAGAACCTCACCTACACCGGCACCCGCGCCAACCCGTCGCTGTTCCTCGGCTACGACGCCGACCACGCCGTCAAGAACGTCACGTTCGAGAACCTCGTGGTCAACGGCGTGGTCATCGCCGACTCGATGCGCAAGCCGCGCTGGTACTACACCACCGACATGGTGCAGTGGTACGCCAACGAGCACGTGATCAACATGAAGTTCCTCACCACCGCCGAGGCCGACGCGGCCGCCGCCTCCTGA